In the Hordeum vulgare subsp. vulgare chromosome 7H, MorexV3_pseudomolecules_assembly, whole genome shotgun sequence genome, one interval contains:
- the LOC123412236 gene encoding homeobox-leucine zipper protein ROC8-like: MDLGDHQEGVSDNQQLLEESRKSQRRHTPEQIQKLEESFQTCAYPDEAQSAQLGRELGLDTKQIRSWFQNHRTQMKVEYERAENLFLREENTRILSENMVMREALKTFVCLNPNCTAKHYFDQQEELNKENARLKAGLLRCATSFQDEL; encoded by the exons ATGGACTTGGGCGACCACCAGGAGGGGGTCTCCGACAACCAGCAGCTGCTGGAGGAGAGCCGGAAGAGCCAACGCCGCCACACACCGGAGCAGATTCAAAAACTGGAAGA GTCGTTCCAGACGTGCGCCTACCCGGATGAGGCCCAGAGCGCTCAGCTTGGACGCGAGCTTGGCCTGGACACGAAGCAGATCAGGTCCTGGTTCCAGAACCACCGTACACAGATGAAG GTTGAGTACGAGCGGGCGGAGAACCTCTTCCTCCGCGAGGAGAACACGAGGATCCTGTCCGAAAACATGGTCATGCGAGAGGCGCTCAAGACCTTCGTCTGCCTCAACCCCAACTGCACCGCCAAACACTACTTCGACCAGCAGGAGGAGCTCAATAAGGAGAACGCTCGCCTCAAGGCGGGGCTCCTCCGCTGCGCTACATCTTTCCAAGATGAGCTCTAG